Proteins co-encoded in one Papaver somniferum cultivar HN1 chromosome 5, ASM357369v1, whole genome shotgun sequence genomic window:
- the LOC113281630 gene encoding protein CROWDED NUCLEI 1-like yields the protein MFTPQRKVNNWSLTPHKNGGSSTVQNPRKSDSRGKSSNFSEGITPPPVNFLGENGGGGGVDGDGDMEVWRRFKEAGLLDEASLEKKDRAALIERVSKLEKELFEYQYNMGLLLIEKKEWTSQYDEVREVLAEVQECLKREQSSHLISISEVERREENLRNALGVQKQCVDDLEKALREMRAESAETKYNADLKMTEAHALVASLEEKSLEVEAKLHAADAKLAEATRKSSEIERKLKEVEARESTLRSERQSSNAEREMNEAAIAKQREELREWERTLQEREDRLIDGRRILNQREERANEMDRSLKQKQKDVDDIQKLIEKESSRLKQKEEDLDIRLAELVCKEKEADTSKEQLEIKEKELLALEDKLNARERVEIQKLVDEQNVHLDTRRREFELELEQQMKSLAEEMKSKAVSVEQREAEIHHMEEKIGKREQAVEKKMEKLKEKEKDLDLKWKEMKEKEKSFKSQEKELEKEKKQLAVDKENMQNLIADLEKNMAEIKVEKLRLCEEEEKLKVTEEERTEHLRLKSELKHEIAKCKREEELLLNEHEGLKQDKENFEREWEVLDEKKAEITKELKQVREERERLEKLKQSEEERLKTEKLETHEYVQRELELLRLQKESFEADMEHERSVISEKARAEHEDMLRDFELRKRELEVNMQNQQEEMEKELRNRERVFEEQSGSELNNINRLREVAQREMEDMKLERTRMEKEREKIAANKQHLEEQRRDMQRDIEKLDNLIKGLKDQREQFKEIVKKNKSCKNCGELISESEILALQEDVETVPLPRLGGNHLEDGTVHGSGFNTSGGGRMSWLRKCTEKIMNLSPLKGTTKEEDSQAIAGESPLPTLQDGIDAVEGLDNRSSLPEPSTSIRELQYQPTMSDDEHSNIENKGHDIPEDSEQSELKIGRGKGRKKPGVRRTRSVKEVVEDARVFLGEPLEPKENSSQYGEHQRDISIGQKRSHAQTTTSEQEAGDDDTRSESVTTGGRRKRRQTVAPELQTPGGRRYNLRPAKKTSKAAAAQSSLDQTKGKKKEADGIKIAEVEASEPETAVLPSVKEVAGENGQSTHLVQVTTLRSVTETQEFVISRAEGNNDGSNADDARRLVENMEMSITEGTQIYGELEEGDEYGSEVRGDDEDDGETDDDDNESDLQPGEVSVGKKIWTFFTT from the exons ATGTTTACACCGCAGAGGAAAGTGAATAATTGGTCACTAACACCACACAAGAATGGTGGTTCTTCAACtgttcaaaaccctagaaaatctgATTCAAGGGGGAAAAGTTCTAATTTTTCTGAAGGTATTACACCACCGCCTGTGAATTTCTTAGGAgagaatggtggtggtggtggtgttgatggcgATGGGGATATGGAGGTATGGAGGAGGTTTAAAGAAGCGGGGTTGTTAGATGAAGCTTCTTTGGAGAAAAAGGATCGAGCAGCACTAATCGAAAGGGTTTCTAAACTCGAAAAAGAG CTATTTGAATATCAATACAACATGGGGCTTCTTTTGATCGAAAAGAAAGAATGGACTTCACAGTATGATGAAGTCAGGGAAGTTTTGGCAGAAGTGCAGGAGTGCTTGAAAAGAGAGCAATCTAGTCATCTCATCTCAATTTCTGAAGTGGAAAGACGTGAAGAGAATTTGAGAAATGCGTTGGGGGTTCAGAAACAATGTGTAGATGAT CTTGAAAAGGCTCTACGTGAGATGCGTGCGGAGAGTGCAGAAACCAAGTATAATGCTGACTTAAAGATGACTGAAGCACATGCTTTAGTTGCTAGCCTTGAGGAAAAATCTCTGGAAGTGGAAGCAAAATTGCATGCTGCTGATGCCAAACTGGCTGAAGCTACTCGAAAGAGTTCTGAAATTGAAAGAAAACTGAAAGAAGTGGAGGCTCGTGAAAGTACACTTCGAAGTGAACGGCAGTCGTCAAATGCAGA GCGAGAAATGAATGAAGCAGCTATTGCTAAACAAAGAGAAGAGCTGCGTGAGTGGGAAAGAACCCTACAAGAGCGTGAGGATAGACTGATAGATGGGAGAAGAATCCTCAATCAGAGGGAGGAGAGGGCAAATGAGATGGACAGAAGCTTGAAGCAGAAACAGAAGGATGTCGATGACATACAAAAGCTGATTGAGAAAGAATCCTCAAGATTGAAACAGAAAGAAGAGGATTTAGACATTAGGCTGGCAGAATTAGTTTGTAAAGAAAAA GAAGCTGACACTAGCAAAGAACAACTAGAGATTAAAGAGAAGGAACTGCTTGCTCTGGAGGACAAGCTAAACGCTCGAGAAAGA GTGGAGATTCAGAAGCTTGTTGATGAGCAGAACGTCCATCTAGATACTAGAAGACGTGAGTTTGAGCTAGAATTGGAGCAACAAATGAAGTCTCTGGCTGAGGAAATGAAAAGCAAGGCTGTCTCAGTGGAGCAAAGAGAAGCTGAAATCCACCACATGGAAGAAAAGATAGGGAAAAGGGAGCAGGCAGTAGaaaagaaaatggagaaattAAAGGAAAAGGAGAAAGACCTTGATTTGAAGTGGAAAGagatgaaagagaaagagaagtcTTTCAAATCTCAGGAAAAGgaattggagaaggaaaagaaacaaCTGGCTGTTGAtaaagaaaatatgcaaaatctaaTAGCTGATCTTGAGAAGAACATGGCTGAGATTAAGGTGGAAAAACTGCGGCTGTGTGAAGAGGAAGAAAAACTCAAAGTAACTGAAGAAGAGAGGACAGAGCATCTGCGCCTGAAGTCTGAACTGAAACATGAGATTGCTAAGTGCAAGCGTGAAGAAGAATTGCTTCTGAATGAGCACGAGGGTCTGAAGCAGGACAAGGAGAACTTTGAACGGGAATGGGAAGTACTGGATGAAAAGAAAGCTGAGATTACTAAAGAGCTGAAACAGGTCAGGGAGGAGAGGGAACGATTGGAGAAACTGAAGCAGTCTGAAGAAGAACGACTGAAAACAGAGAAGCTGGAAACACATGAATATGTTCAGAGGGAATTGGAATTGCTTCGACTGCAAAAAGAATCCTTCGAAGCTGACATGGAGCATGAACGATCAGTTATATCTGAAAAAGCTCGTGCTGAGCATGAAGATATGCTACGTGATTTTGAGCTGAGGAAAAGGGAGTTGGAGGTTAATATGCAAAACCAGcaagaagaaatggaaaaagaatTAAGAAACAGAGAAAGGGTTTTTGAGGAGCAGAGTGGGAGTGAACTTAACAATATCAATCGCTTGAGGGAAGTAGCTCAAAGGGAAATGGAAGACATGAAGCTGGAAAGGACTCGGAtggaaaaagagagagagaaaattgCTGCAAACAAGCAGCATCTTGAGGAACAGCGGCGAGACATGCAGAGAGACATTGAAAAGCTTGATAACCTTATAAAGGGGCTCAAGGATCAACGTGAACAATTCAAGGAAATTGTTAAGAAGAACAAGAGCTGTAAGAACTGTGGAGAGCTGATCAGTGAGTCTGAGATCCTAGCTTTACAGGAAGATGTGGAGACTGTTCCTCTGCCCAGGTTAGGTGGAAATCATTTGGAAGATGGTACAGTTCATGGTTCTGGTTTCAACACATCGGGAGGAGGGCGCATGTCTTGGCTCCGAAAATGCACCGAAAAGATAATGAACTTGTCCCCTCTGAAGGGAACTACAAAAGAGGAGGATTCTCAAGCAATAGCAGGAGAATCTCCTTTGCCCACTCTGCAAGATGGCATTGACGCAGTTGAAGGATTAGACAACAGATCCAGTCTTCCAGAGCCATCCACGAGCATCAGAGAGCTACAGTATCAACCTACCATGTCTGATGATGAACACAGCAACATTGAGAACAAAGGACATGATATTCCAGAAGATTCGGAGCAGTCAGAGCTGAAGATTGGTAGGGGGAAAGGTCGGAAGAAGCCTGGAGTCAGGAGAACGCGCTCTGTAAAGGAAGTCGTCGAAGATGCCAGAGTTTTCCTTGGGGAACCCCTAGAGCCGAAGGAAAATTCTTCTCAGTATGGGGAACATCAAAGAGATATATCCATTGGGCAAAAGCGGAGTCATGCGCAGACCACAACCAGTGAGCAAGAGGCAGGCGACGATGACACTCGCTCTGAAAGTGTCACAACAGGTGGCCGTAGGAAGAGGCGGCAAACAGTCGCTCCAGAGTTGCAAACTCCTGGTGGAAGACGATACAATCTCAGGCCAGCTAAAAA AACTAGCAAAGCAGCGGCAGCACAATCTTCACTAGATCAGACTAAAGGCAAGAAGAAAGAAGCTGACGGTATCAAGATTGCTGAGGTGGAAGCATCTGAACCTGAAACTGCAGTTTTACCCTCTGTTAAGGAGGTTGCTGGTGAAAATGGCCAGAGCACACATCTGGTGCAGGTGACCACGTTGAGGAGTGTAACAGAAACTCAGGAGTTCGTCATTAGCAGG GcggaggggaacaatgatggtaGCAATGCTGATGATGCCAGGAGGTTAGTTGAGAATATGGAGATGAGCATAACAGAAGGGACTCAGATTTATGGCGAGCTTGAGGAAGGAGATGAGTATGGAAGTGAAGTTAGGGGGGATGACGAGGATGACGGTGAGACTGACGATGATGATAATGAGTCTGACCTGCAACCTGGTGAGGTTTCGGTTGGGAAGAAGATTTGGACTTTCTTCACAACGTGA